One window of the Colletotrichum destructivum chromosome 6, complete sequence genome contains the following:
- a CDS encoding Putative SET domain, tetratricopeptide-like helical domain superfamily, SET domain superfamily yields MAHQNGGNTVLLTEQEAQRIRATVRETRKQCVERKGNAREFRDAHATVSQATGTSLMMDMGSMAGQGQRDTLPALGVGQTYPPSTASLQDLKPMKFTELQMETHHRGRSLIVKRASRCPVVTLAARSWTVVQDEEEKETERLEICLHKTTDGEDTLESARRYIIKEPYFTLTEDGEATLRIDHPSDLVVCQDEIVKGSSTQVEDAEKGEALAKKCKDKGNAALQKKDLPLTRESYSQGLKLARQEAVQKTNPDLARDIARNRAHVHLLLDRQDEAIADAKASLIGADDQRSKELDSKAYFRAGSGAYNLGQYQQAKEYFEQAKKLAPEEKGAAMYLRKVEMRLREEKEGNYDLQKIRANLTPASPRADAASFTSKTEVKESVGRGRGLFATRDIAAGEIVMVEKAFCVVWGHESEVLTAMTYDVRDDRIRVAPVGLTKAISQKLLRNSSQIARVMDLYGDYQGEGDVAATKTEEGAVVDVFRVHDIVSRNAFGPGGQYGEEGARNASTGLWIWAAYINHSCIANAKKEYVGDLMVLRALRAIKKGEEIFHSYDESADYEARQKALLTTWGFECGCALCAAEKTDDDKLRRKRQTLANDADDFVNTTHWTNAKRIAISKAQRFARDIDATYDDKKYDGVPRLASARVREWLAKATPLK; encoded by the coding sequence ATGGCGCATCAGAACGGCGGAAACACGGTCTTGCTCACCGAGCAAGAGGCACAACGCATCCGGGCCACCGTCCGGGAAACGCGGAAACAATGCGTAGAACGCAAGGGAAACGCAAGAGAATTTCGAGATGCTCACGCCACTGTCAGCCAGGCCACTGGCACTTCTCTCATGATGGACATGGGCAGCATGGCGGGACAAGGCCAGCGGGATACACTGCCGGCTCTTGGCGTTGGGCAGACATATCCGCCGAGCACCGCTTCTCTCCAAGACCTGAAGCCCATGAAGTTTACCGAGCTCCAGATGGAAACACACCACCGTGGCCGTTCTCTCATCGTCAAGCGTGCGAGCCGCTGTCCGGTGGTGACCCTTGCGGCGCGGTCATGGACCGTGGTgcaagacgaggaggaaaaggagacTGAGCGCCTGGAAATATGTCTCCACAAGACGACAGACGGCGAGGACACATTGGAATCAGCACGTCGCTATATCATCAAGGAGCCTTACTTCACGCTGACCGAGGACGGTGAAGCCACGCTCCGGATAGACCATCCTTCTGACCTGGTCGTCTGCCAGGATGAGATTGTGAAGGGCAGCTCCACTCAAGTCGAGGATGCGGAAAAGGGAGAAGCGTTGGCGAAAAAATGCAAGGACAAGGGCAACGCAGCACTGCAAAAGAAAGATCTGCCGCTCACTCGCGAAAGCTACTCCCAAGGTCTCAAGCTCGCTAGACAAGAAGCTGTTCAGAAGACGAATCCCGACCTGGCACGGGACATCGCCCGGAATCGCGCTCATGTACATCTCCTGCTGGACCGGCAAGACGaagccatcgccgacgcGAAAGCGTCTCTGATCGGCGCAGACGACCAACGATCAAAGGAACTCGACAGCAAGGCCTACTTCCGCGCCGGCAGCGGGGCGTACAACTTGGGCCAGTACCAGCAGGCCAAGGAGTACttcgagcaggccaagaagctcgccCCTGAAGAGAAAGGCGCCGCGATGTACCTGCGAAAGGTCGAGATGCGTCTgcgggaggagaaggaggggaacTACGACTTACAGAAGATCAGGGCCAACCTCACTCCCGCTTCTCCGCGGGCCGATGCCGCAAGCTTCACCAGCAAAACCGAAGTCAAGGAGAGCGTTGGGCGAGGCCGTGGGTTGTTCGCGACCCGTGATATCGCCGCTGGGGAGATCGTCATGGTCGAGAAGGCCTTCTGTGTTGTCTGGGGTCACGAAAGCGAGGTCCTAACGGCGATGACATACGACGTGCGAGATGACAGGATCCGAGTGGCGCCGGTGGGCTTGACCAAGGCCATCTCACAGAAGCTCTTGAGGAACTCTTCCCAGATCGCCAGAGTGATGGATCTCTACGGCGACTACCAGGGCGAAGGTGACGTGGCGGCGACCAAGaccgaggagggcgccgtcgtcgacgtcttccgGGTCCACGATATCGTTTCACGCAACGCCTTTGGTCCCGGCGGCCAGTACGGAGAAGAGGGCGCAAGGAACGCGAGCACGGGTCTCTGGATCTGGGCCGCGTACATCAACCACTCCTGCATAGCCAACGCCAAGAAGGAATACGTCGGCGACCTGATGGTTCTCCGTGCCCTCCGCGCCATcaagaagggggaggagatCTTCCACAGCTACGACGAGTCGGCCGACTACGAGGCGAGGCAGAAGGCGTTGCTGACGACATGGGGCTTCGAGTGCGGCTGCGCCCTCTGcgcggccgagaagacggacgacgacaagctgAGGAGGAAGCGTCAGACACTGGCgaacgacgccgacgacttTGTGAACACGACGCACTGGACGAATGCGAAGCGGATTGCCATCTCAAAGGCCCAGCGCTTTGCGCGGGACATCGATGCCACGTACGACGATAAAAAGTACGACGGCGTGCCCCGTCTGGCTTCGGCAAGAGTACGGGAATGGCTTGCCAAGGCAACCCCTCTCAAGTAA